The DNA window ATCTGCGGCTTCACCTTCAGCGTCAGGCCCACGTCCTTGCGGTCGATGGTCTGGAACGGGTTGGTATTGGTGCCGGAAGTCGTGGTGAACTGGCCGGTCAGGATCGGCACGTTCTGCCCCACGCGGATGGTGGCCACTTCATTGTCCAGCGTGATCATGTTCGGCGTCGACAGGATGTTGCCGTTGCCGGTCGTTTCCAGCGTGTGCGCCACGGCGCCCAGGCCGAACTTGCCGTCCGCCAGCTGCTTGAAGATGCCGATCGTCAGGCCGTTGCTGGGGGCACTGGCGCCGTTGTACACGTTGACCAGGTTGTTGCCGCCGCTGGAGAACGACTGCAGGCCGCCGATCCGGTAGGTACTGTCGCTGTTGCCGGAAGCGCCCACCCACTGCACGCCGAACTCGGACGCCTTGTCGAGCGACACCTCGACGATCAGCGCCTCGATGTACACCTGGGCGCGGCGCACGTCGAGCTGGTCGATCACGGCGCGCAGGTTGCGGTAGATCGCTTCGGGCGCGGTGATGATCAGCGTGTTGGTCGACGCGTCGGCCTGGATGAAGCCAGCCGAGCCGCCCGCGGTGCCTTGTTGCGTGCCGCTGCGGTTCGATGACAGCAGCGGATTCGTCGGCCCGGCATTCGTCGTCGACGTGCCGGTCTGGCCGATCGTGTTGTTGGCCCCGGTCTGCATCGTGGCCTGGTTGTTCAGCGCATTCCCGGACGTGCCGCCGGTGGCCGGCGCTTCGCCCGACATCACGGCGCGCAGCGTTTCGGCCAGCTGCGTGGCATCGGCGTTCTTCAGGTACACCACGTGCACGTTGCCCGACTGCGAGGTCGGCATGTCCAGCTTGGCGATCAGGGAACGGGCCAGGTTGGCGCGCGCCACCGATGGCGCGCGCAGCACCAGCGAATTGGTGCGCGGATCGGCCAGCACGGACATCTGCCCGCCGCCATCGCCGCCCTTGCCCGGTTCCATCAGCTTGTTGATCATCGAGGCGATGTCGCTGGCGATCGCGTTGCGCACGGGGATCACGTCCATGTCCGCCGAAGCCGGTGTATCCATCGCCGCGATGATCTTCGACAGCCGCTTCAGGTTGTCCGCATAGTCGGTGATCACCAGCGTGTTGTTGCCAGGGTTCGCGTTGATCGTGTTGTTCGTGGAAATCAGCGGTCGCAGCACGCCGACGAGGTTCGCCGCCGATTCATGATTGAGCTGGAAGACCTGGGTGGCTACCTGGTCGCCCTTCGGTGCGACCTGTCCTTTCACGATCGTGGGCGTGGCCTGCAGCTTTGCTTCCGCTTCGGGCACCACCTTCGCAAAGCCGTCGCCACTGACGATCGCGTAGCCCTGCAGAC is part of the Pseudoduganella lutea genome and encodes:
- the gspD gene encoding type II secretion system secretin GspD, with translation MKTASKYQLPALRRLSAGALLCCVLSSSMGPAWAAPQDEAALNFVGADIESVIKAVGHYTNITFLIDPRVKGTITLVSEKSISKSQAFALLTSALRLQGYAIVSGDGFAKVVPEAEAKLQATPTIVKGQVAPKGDQVATQVFQLNHESAANLVGVLRPLISTNNTINANPGNNTLVITDYADNLKRLSKIIAAMDTPASADMDVIPVRNAIASDIASMINKLMEPGKGGDGGGQMSVLADPRTNSLVLRAPSVARANLARSLIAKLDMPTSQSGNVHVVYLKNADATQLAETLRAVMSGEAPATGGTSGNALNNQATMQTGANNTIGQTGTSTTNAGPTNPLLSSNRSGTQQGTAGGSAGFIQADASTNTLIITAPEAIYRNLRAVIDQLDVRRAQVYIEALIVEVSLDKASEFGVQWVGASGNSDSTYRIGGLQSFSSGGNNLVNVYNGASAPSNGLTIGIFKQLADGKFGLGAVAHTLETTGNGNILSTPNMITLDNEVATIRVGQNVPILTGQFTTTSGTNTNPFQTIDRKDVGLTLKVKPQISEGGTIKLAIYNESSSVDQSSLSATAGITLNTRVIENNVIADDGQIIVLGGLIEDTASDGVEKIRGLGDIPVLGNLFKYNTRARKKTNLMVFLRPVVIRNKEQSMSLAADRYDYMRASGAEFKPSDTILMRQLGGPQLPVLNNGVPVGSPTVAAPVPAAPVPAGAPGAAQPVPPTPQQTTPQQ